In one window of Campylobacter hepaticus DNA:
- a CDS encoding carbon storage regulator, translating into MLILSRKENESIIIGEGIEIKLIQTGKGYAKIGIQAPKSLMILRKELVQQVKDENLHSVIQNDIKLDVLSKKLIK; encoded by the coding sequence ATGTTAATATTATCAAGAAAAGAAAATGAAAGTATAATTATTGGTGAAGGCATAGAAATAAAATTAATACAAACAGGTAAAGGTTATGCTAAAATAGGCATACAAGCTCCAAAATCTCTTATGATTTTACGTAAAGAACTTGTACAACAAGTTAAAGATGAAAACCTACATTCTGTAATTCAAAATGATATAAAATTAGATGTTTTGAGTAAAAAACTAATCAAATGA
- the truB gene encoding tRNA pseudouridine(55) synthase TruB, whose amino-acid sequence MNKIFVAFKPRTLSSNAFLNQLKKKYQNKKAGYSGTLDPFAKGVLIVAFGQYTKLFRFLRKTPKTYKATLWLGTHSLSLDDQNIQEIKILQAFNLEKLNHLIHQMQGKISYIPPQFSAKKINGIRAYKLAKKGLKANLKSCQMEIFNCKILSYNHPFLNIEITVSEGAYIRSYCELFAKKLNIHATLSSLERIKEGDFIYENEKSLNILKYLNLKPNFIKDLNKLENGTKIFIEDLQFHDEGDYYIQTKKYFSIINIKENTVKYLLNKVEKC is encoded by the coding sequence ATGAATAAAATTTTTGTAGCCTTTAAACCTAGAACTTTAAGCTCTAATGCTTTTTTAAATCAACTTAAAAAAAAATATCAAAATAAAAAAGCAGGTTATTCTGGCACTTTAGATCCTTTTGCAAAAGGAGTTTTAATCGTGGCCTTTGGACAATATACAAAATTATTTCGTTTTTTAAGAAAAACTCCAAAAACTTACAAAGCTACCTTATGGCTTGGTACACATTCTTTAAGTCTTGATGATCAAAATATTCAAGAAATTAAAATCTTACAAGCATTTAATCTTGAAAAATTAAATCATCTTATTCATCAAATGCAAGGAAAAATTTCTTACATACCACCGCAATTTAGCGCTAAAAAAATAAATGGGATTCGGGCTTATAAATTAGCAAAAAAAGGTTTAAAAGCTAATTTAAAATCTTGTCAAATGGAAATTTTTAATTGCAAAATTCTAAGCTATAATCATCCTTTTTTAAATATAGAAATAACTGTTAGCGAAGGAGCTTATATAAGATCTTATTGTGAACTTTTTGCTAAAAAATTAAATATTCATGCTACTTTAAGCTCTTTAGAACGGATTAAAGAAGGTGATTTTATCTATGAAAATGAAAAAAGTTTAAATATATTAAAATATCTTAATTTAAAACCTAATTTTATCAAAGATTTAAATAAACTTGAAAATGGTACTAAAATTTTCATTGAAGATTTACAATTTCATGATGAAGGAGATTATTATATTCAAACAAAAAAATACTTTAGTATAATCAATATTAAAGAAAATACAGTAAAATATCTTTTAAATAAGGTTGAAAAATGTTAA
- a CDS encoding ATP-dependent helicase: protein MNLFKDLNKNQKEAVTHIDGAMLILAGAGSGKTKTITTRLAYLIGEVGIPSYNTLTLTFTNKAANIMRNRALSFLKGNENPLLCTFHKFGLLFLKLHFERLQRKNNFVVIDTDDTKKIIKDLIFDKNQDNVYDIIKYISYFKNESKRSKDIFQDLNLLKEHSFEKYQIMNKIANYYHAYEEYLLKYNFVDFDDLLLLSNIILENDKNFAKEQSLLYRYITVDEYQDTNTLQYKILKNLSYAHENITVVGDDDQSIYSWRGAKIENILNFKNEFSNVKLVKLEQNYRSVGTILQAANNLIAHNKQRLGKNLICTKQTGESVKVLKNENEKTESLCIAQKVKNLLNSGIEAREIAILFRVNALSRAIEETFMKEKIAYKLLSGMRFYERLEIKDLICYLRLVFNPNDDLAFKRIINRPKRSIGSKALIKLEEYAQKHQISLFDALCENDNGIGILSSKKAQNEANIFIQNIHILRSFDNLKDLFDNIEKLFKIKDYFSKQDEADERVRNLDEFYANLKDKLKEKPDATLEELLSEISLLSDQDGLDEECVCLMSIHASKGLEFDHVFIIGFDEGFFPLNHEANLEEERRLAYVAITRAKKSLTLSLANSRFHNGLRTNISPSRFLQESLLNNTDSSHKNKTSFHKGDLVKHKIFGIGRIVQINQNDKETKLNINFGGIMRMIIASFVEKVI, encoded by the coding sequence ATGAATTTGTTCAAAGACTTAAATAAAAATCAAAAAGAAGCTGTAACGCATATTGATGGAGCTATGCTTATCTTAGCAGGCGCAGGTAGCGGAAAAACAAAAACCATTACAACACGTCTTGCTTATTTAATTGGTGAAGTAGGCATACCCTCTTATAACACTCTTACTCTAACTTTTACAAATAAAGCAGCAAATATTATGCGAAATAGAGCACTAAGTTTTCTAAAAGGAAACGAAAACCCTTTACTTTGCACTTTTCATAAATTTGGACTTTTATTTTTAAAACTTCATTTTGAAAGATTACAACGAAAAAATAATTTTGTTGTTATAGATACTGATGATACTAAAAAAATCATTAAAGATTTAATTTTTGATAAAAATCAAGATAATGTTTATGATATTATTAAATATATATCTTATTTTAAAAATGAAAGCAAAAGATCCAAAGATATATTTCAAGATTTAAATTTATTAAAAGAACATAGTTTTGAAAAATATCAAATTATGAATAAAATTGCTAATTATTATCATGCTTATGAAGAATACTTATTAAAATATAATTTTGTAGATTTTGATGATCTTTTATTATTGAGCAATATTATTTTAGAAAACGACAAGAATTTTGCTAAAGAACAAAGCTTACTTTACCGCTATATTACAGTTGATGAATATCAAGATACAAATACCCTACAATATAAAATTCTAAAAAATCTCTCCTATGCCCATGAAAATATTACTGTTGTAGGTGATGATGATCAAAGTATTTATAGTTGGCGTGGGGCTAAAATTGAAAATATTTTAAATTTTAAAAATGAATTTAGCAATGTTAAACTTGTAAAATTAGAACAAAATTACCGATCTGTAGGAACTATTTTACAAGCTGCTAATAACCTTATAGCTCATAACAAACAAAGATTAGGAAAAAATTTAATTTGTACCAAACAAACAGGTGAAAGCGTTAAAGTTTTAAAAAATGAAAATGAAAAAACTGAAAGCTTATGTATAGCACAAAAAGTAAAAAATTTATTAAATTCTGGAATTGAAGCTAGAGAAATTGCTATTTTATTTCGTGTAAATGCTCTATCAAGAGCTATAGAAGAAACTTTCATGAAAGAAAAAATTGCTTATAAATTACTTAGTGGGATGCGCTTTTATGAAAGATTAGAAATCAAAGATCTTATTTGTTATCTAAGACTTGTTTTTAATCCTAATGATGATCTAGCATTTAAACGTATCATTAATCGCCCTAAAAGATCTATAGGTTCAAAAGCCTTAATAAAACTAGAAGAATATGCACAAAAACATCAAATTTCACTTTTTGATGCCCTATGCGAAAATGACAATGGTATAGGAATTTTATCTAGTAAAAAAGCTCAAAATGAAGCAAATATCTTTATACAAAATATCCATATATTAAGGAGTTTTGATAATTTAAAAGATCTTTTTGATAATATAGAAAAATTATTTAAAATTAAAGATTATTTTTCAAAACAAGATGAAGCAGATGAAAGAGTTCGCAATCTTGATGAATTTTATGCTAACTTAAAGGATAAACTTAAAGAAAAACCTGATGCCACTTTAGAAGAATTACTAAGCGAAATTTCTTTATTAAGTGATCAAGATGGCTTGGATGAAGAATGTGTTTGTTTAATGAGTATTCATGCTAGCAAAGGCTTAGAATTTGACCATGTTTTTATAATAGGTTTTGATGAGGGTTTTTTTCCTTTAAATCACGAAGCAAATCTTGAAGAAGAACGTCGTCTTGCCTATGTTGCTATTACTCGTGCTAAAAAATCTCTAACCCTAAGTCTTGCAAATTCCCGTTTTCATAATGGTTTAAGAACAAATATCAGTCCTAGTCGTTTTCTACAAGAAAGTCTATTAAATAACACTGATTCATCGCACAAGAATAAAACTTCTTTTCATAAAGGAGATTTAGTAAAACATAAAATTTTTGGTATTGGTAGAATTGTTCAAATCAATCAAAACGATAAAGAAACAAAACTTAATATTAATTTTGGAGGCATAATGCGTATGATTATAGCAAGTTTTGTAGAAAAAGTTATATGA
- a CDS encoding M3 family oligoendopeptidase: protein MLEWDLSTLFKNKDELKNFTQKHIQTSLNFKKNYENKLQTLGTKEFLQALKDYENLNQALGKIMTYAYLLFAKNTQNGSFYAKYEEECKKIEENLLFFELEFCELESKKAQELVNFCQDYSFYLANLLQNKRYNLSKNEERIMLYLSNTGANAFSRLFDENMSALKIPFEGKKLSEEEILSKMYDADRTIRKKAAKKFTKALQKNSKLLSFIINMIKTERKNISLLRGYENAEISRHISNQISQKSVDSLILSAQKHFNLVSQFYKRKKQILGYDELKDYDRYAPIGKEAHFDFQTSKNIILEAFKTFSPQFYEIANNAFNQGWIDVYPQENKQGGAFSHSATADAHPFILLNYTNKRRDLFTLAHELGHTIHQQLSYNVSYLNQNTPLTTAETASVFAEMLVFDFIKDKLKKEELLSLYANKIEDIFATFYRQINFTCFERRLHAQENELSTEELNKIWIEESQKMFQDSVKLTKNYAFWWSYIPHFIHSPFYCYAYAYAQLLVLALYGLYKSEKCPNFKELYIKMLSLGGSVSPKDLVKMFGFDIEDENFWEIGIKEIKKLIDEFMELKTC, encoded by the coding sequence ATGTTAGAATGGGATTTAAGTACTTTATTTAAAAACAAAGACGAATTAAAAAATTTTACTCAAAAACACATCCAAACCAGTTTAAATTTTAAAAAAAATTATGAAAATAAACTTCAAACATTAGGTACTAAAGAATTTTTACAAGCTTTAAAAGATTATGAAAATTTAAATCAAGCCCTTGGCAAAATTATGACTTATGCCTATTTGCTTTTTGCAAAAAATACTCAAAATGGATCTTTTTATGCTAAATATGAAGAAGAATGTAAAAAAATTGAAGAAAATTTGCTTTTTTTTGAACTTGAATTTTGTGAATTAGAATCTAAAAAAGCTCAGGAATTAGTGAATTTTTGTCAAGATTACAGTTTTTACCTTGCTAATTTACTCCAAAATAAACGCTACAATCTTAGTAAAAATGAAGAACGCATCATGCTTTATCTCTCCAACACAGGTGCAAACGCTTTTAGCAGACTATTTGATGAAAACATGAGTGCTTTAAAAATTCCATTTGAAGGTAAAAAACTTAGCGAAGAAGAAATCTTAAGTAAAATGTATGATGCAGATAGAACAATACGTAAAAAAGCAGCTAAAAAATTTACCAAAGCTTTACAAAAAAATAGCAAACTTTTAAGTTTTATTATTAATATGATTAAAACAGAAAGAAAAAATATATCCTTACTAAGAGGTTATGAAAATGCTGAAATTTCAAGGCATATTAGCAATCAAATTTCTCAAAAAAGCGTAGACTCCTTAATTTTAAGTGCACAAAAGCATTTTAACTTAGTATCACAATTTTATAAAAGAAAAAAACAAATTTTAGGTTATGATGAATTAAAAGATTATGATAGATATGCACCCATTGGCAAAGAAGCTCATTTTGATTTTCAAACCAGTAAAAATATTATTTTAGAAGCCTTTAAAACTTTTTCACCTCAATTTTATGAAATAGCAAACAATGCTTTTAATCAAGGTTGGATAGATGTCTATCCTCAAGAGAATAAACAAGGTGGAGCTTTTTCACATTCTGCTACTGCAGATGCTCATCCTTTTATTTTATTAAATTACACTAATAAAAGACGTGATCTTTTTACACTTGCTCATGAATTAGGGCACACTATTCATCAACAACTTTCTTATAATGTAAGCTATTTAAATCAAAACACACCTTTAACTACAGCAGAAACCGCTTCAGTTTTTGCTGAAATGTTAGTTTTTGACTTTATTAAAGATAAACTCAAAAAAGAAGAACTTTTATCACTATATGCAAATAAAATTGAAGATATTTTCGCAACTTTTTATAGGCAAATTAATTTTACTTGTTTTGAAAGACGTTTACATGCCCAAGAAAACGAACTCAGCACTGAAGAATTAAATAAAATTTGGATAGAAGAATCACAAAAAATGTTTCAAGATAGCGTAAAACTTACAAAAAACTATGCTTTTTGGTGGAGCTATATTCCTCATTTTATTCATTCACCTTTTTATTGTTATGCTTATGCTTATGCACAACTTTTAGTCTTAGCGCTTTATGGACTTTATAAAAGTGAAAAATGCCCTAATTTTAAAGAACTTTATATAAAAATGCTCTCTTTAGGTGGTAGTGTAAGCCCTAAAGATCTCGTAAAAATGTTTGGTTTTGACATAGAAGATGAAAATTTTTGGGAAATAGGCATAAAAGAAATTAAAAAATTAATTGATGAATTTATGGAGTTAAAAACATGTTAG
- a CDS encoding aspartate carbamoyltransferase catalytic subunit gives MRHLLSTKDLNKNEIMQIFKEAKDFLDEQARSYLEGKQIITIFFENSTRTLSSFESAAQRLGAKVLRLDVSRSSSSKGETLYDTVANLDAMNPDAIIIRHANSGAPFMLTKYVHCPIINAGDGKHAHPTQALLDLFTIYNHFNGNIKNKKISIVGDIKNSRVASSNIELLTRFGLDINLIGPPHFMPKTHLKQFYQLDKDIIENSDIIMSLRTQTERHNKIVYASLQDYANDFCIQKNLIKNKKLILLHPGPVNRNIDISDTMMQDKRTLILKQVKNGIAIRMAILKKLILENKG, from the coding sequence ATGCGTCATCTCCTTAGCACAAAAGATTTAAACAAAAATGAAATCATGCAAATTTTTAAAGAAGCGAAAGATTTCTTAGATGAACAAGCTAGAAGCTACCTTGAAGGTAAACAAATTATAACTATTTTTTTTGAAAACTCAACACGTACACTTTCATCGTTTGAAAGTGCCGCACAAAGATTAGGCGCTAAAGTTTTACGTCTTGATGTTTCAAGATCAAGCTCAAGCAAGGGCGAAACACTTTATGACACTGTTGCAAATTTAGATGCTATGAATCCTGATGCTATTATAATAAGACATGCAAATTCAGGCGCCCCTTTCATGCTTACAAAATATGTACACTGTCCTATTATTAACGCAGGAGATGGAAAACATGCTCACCCTACTCAAGCTTTATTAGATTTATTTACTATTTATAATCATTTTAATGGCAATATCAAAAATAAAAAAATTAGTATAGTAGGAGATATTAAAAATTCACGCGTTGCAAGCTCTAATATAGAACTTTTAACAAGATTTGGTCTTGATATTAATTTAATTGGACCTCCACATTTTATGCCTAAGACTCATCTTAAACAATTTTATCAGTTAGATAAAGATATTATAGAAAACTCAGACATTATTATGAGTCTTAGAACGCAAACTGAAAGGCACAATAAAATTGTTTATGCTTCACTTCAAGACTATGCTAATGATTTTTGTATTCAAAAAAATCTTATTAAAAACAAAAAACTCATTTTATTACATCCAGGTCCTGTAAATCGTAATATAGATATCAGCGATACAATGATGCAAGATAAAAGAACTTTAATTTTAAAACAAGTAAAAAATGGTATTGCTATTAGAATGGCTATTCTTAAAAAATTAATATTAGAAAACAAAGGATAA
- the sstT gene encoding serine/threonine transporter SstT: MFSKWIQKYAKGNLILQICTSIVLGTILSIFSKDLAQIANLLGILFINALKAIAPILVFILILSSICTKNFSGQSRKIKNIIILYIIATFIASACAVFANFFFPVTLVLENIQIATNPSPANIAEIFKELLLKIVDNPVHALANGNYLGILTWAIAGGIALRHCSIQTKQIFTNLNEGVLKIVQFIVKLAPFGIFGLVANSVAQTGTQGLLSYVKVLFLLVSTMLFVNFVINTLIVFCYTKKNPFPLIFICLKHSAFFAFFTRSSAANIPVNMTLCSKLGIDKEFYSLAIPLGANINMAGAAITIAILSLSAANTVGIEISLLQAFLSGGSLLLVPLACSLFNIDYDITMKVVAIGFIIGIIQDSVETALNSSTDVLFTAICSKNKLNYNIK, translated from the coding sequence ATGTTTTCAAAATGGATCCAAAAATATGCTAAAGGAAATTTAATACTCCAAATTTGCACAAGTATTGTTCTAGGAACTATACTAAGTATATTTTCAAAAGATTTAGCTCAAATAGCTAATTTATTAGGAATTTTATTTATCAATGCCTTAAAAGCTATTGCTCCTATACTCGTTTTTATCTTAATTTTATCTTCAATTTGTACTAAAAATTTCTCTGGACAGAGTCGTAAGATTAAAAATATTATTATACTTTACATTATAGCTACTTTTATTGCTTCAGCATGTGCAGTTTTTGCTAATTTTTTCTTTCCTGTAACTCTTGTTTTAGAAAATATTCAAATTGCTACAAATCCCTCTCCTGCAAATATTGCCGAGATTTTTAAAGAACTTTTATTAAAAATTGTTGACAATCCTGTTCATGCTCTTGCTAATGGAAATTACCTTGGTATTTTAACTTGGGCTATAGCTGGAGGTATTGCTTTAAGACATTGTTCTATACAAACTAAACAAATCTTTACAAATCTTAATGAAGGAGTTTTAAAAATTGTTCAATTTATCGTAAAACTTGCACCTTTTGGAATTTTTGGGCTTGTAGCTAATTCTGTCGCACAAACAGGAACACAAGGTTTATTAAGTTATGTTAAAGTATTATTTTTACTTGTAAGTACTATGCTTTTTGTTAATTTTGTAATTAATACCTTAATAGTTTTTTGCTATACCAAAAAAAATCCTTTTCCCCTAATTTTTATTTGTCTAAAACACAGTGCATTTTTTGCTTTTTTTACAAGAAGCTCAGCGGCAAATATTCCTGTAAATATGACACTTTGTTCCAAACTCGGTATAGATAAAGAATTTTATAGTCTTGCTATACCTTTGGGCGCAAATATCAATATGGCTGGAGCAGCCATTACTATAGCAATTTTAAGTTTAAGTGCAGCTAATACTGTTGGTATAGAAATTAGTCTTTTACAAGCTTTTTTATCAGGTGGTTCTTTATTACTTGTACCTCTAGCTTGTTCTTTGTTTAACATTGATTATGATATAACAATGAAAGTTGTGGCTATAGGTTTTATTATAGGCATTATTCAAGATAGTGTTGAAACTGCTTTAAATAGTTCTACAGATGTTCTTTTTACTGCAATTTGTTCCAAAAATAAATTAAATTATAATATAAAATAA
- the metK gene encoding methionine adenosyltransferase, whose protein sequence is MYLFTSEVVSAGHPDKCADIIADTIVDILLKNDKNSRVASEVFVAGNKVVIGGEVKSNHKLSKADYDNLVKDVLKNIGYDGAGYFSKDQCLHPDEVDVMVFLNEQSPDINQGVDQEDGETGAGDQGIMFGFASCEADEYMPAAISYARMLCDKVYAYAKTHPHELGVDIKTQVTIDYGTKANFENCNPQSIHTIVVSAPCVASMNIQDLRSLVMKLILDSNLPQELFNPEQTKILINPTGKYVNHSSLHDSGLTGRKLIVDSFGGYSPIGGGAQSSKDYTKVDRSGLYAARWLAKNIVAAGLAKKCIVQLSYAIGVAKPTSISVDCMGTNASVNDDILSEFVMENFALTPNWIRDKFHLDKPSKDTFLYADVAARGQVGQKDYPWEKLDALEKFKSLL, encoded by the coding sequence ATGTATCTATTCACTTCAGAAGTCGTAAGCGCAGGTCATCCAGATAAATGTGCTGATATAATCGCTGATACAATAGTGGATATACTCTTGAAAAATGACAAAAATTCAAGAGTGGCGAGTGAGGTTTTTGTCGCAGGAAATAAGGTTGTGATAGGTGGTGAGGTAAAATCAAATCACAAGCTTAGTAAAGCTGATTACGATAATTTAGTTAAAGATGTTTTAAAAAACATAGGATATGATGGAGCAGGATACTTTAGCAAGGATCAATGTTTACATCCTGATGAGGTTGATGTAATGGTGTTTTTAAATGAACAAAGTCCAGATATCAATCAAGGCGTAGATCAAGAAGATGGAGAAACAGGTGCAGGAGATCAAGGTATTATGTTTGGTTTTGCAAGTTGTGAAGCAGACGAATATATGCCAGCAGCTATTAGTTATGCTAGAATGCTTTGTGATAAGGTGTATGCTTATGCAAAAACTCATCCACATGAACTTGGAGTAGATATTAAAACCCAAGTGACGATTGATTATGGCACTAAAGCAAATTTTGAAAATTGTAATCCTCAAAGTATTCATACTATAGTTGTTTCTGCACCTTGTGTTGCAAGTATGAATATACAAGATTTAAGATCTTTAGTAATGAAATTGATTTTAGATAGTAATTTGCCGCAAGAGCTTTTTAACCCTGAGCAAACTAAAATTTTAATTAATCCAACAGGTAAATATGTTAATCATTCTTCTTTGCATGATAGCGGTTTAACAGGAAGAAAGCTTATAGTTGATAGTTTTGGGGGTTATTCACCAATAGGTGGAGGTGCACAATCTAGTAAAGATTATACTAAAGTAGATAGAAGTGGTCTTTATGCGGCTAGATGGCTTGCTAAAAATATAGTTGCAGCAGGGCTTGCTAAAAAATGTATAGTTCAGCTTAGTTATGCTATAGGTGTTGCAAAACCAACTTCTATCAGTGTTGATTGTATGGGGACAAATGCAAGTGTAAACGATGATATTTTAAGTGAATTTGTAATGGAAAATTTTGCATTAACACCAAATTGGATCCGTGATAAATTCCATTTAGATAAACCAAGTAAAGATACTTTTCTTTATGCAGATGTAGCAGCACGTGGACAAGTAGGACAAAAAGATTATCCTTGGGAGAAGCTTGACGCTTTAGAAAAATTTAAAAGTCTACTTTAA
- a CDS encoding apolipoprotein N-acyltransferase, translating into MKLKLNFLPYFSFIPKKINTNSIIFKIIKVFFIAILLSNSIYLSFFENLFTQTISPFLAIWGLILLLKNKNAKNYFWIGFFVGILWFWWLGLSSIYFNLNYLTFIIPLIIGLVYGTLFSLCYLLKFDFLRLCGIFCLSFIHPLGFDWLNWGIFTVYGFFDPSYRGIISLFLMAYFIYEGYISRYYKIAIIIILFFIGFQYNEKVASTLNVKYKLINTNISQDQKFLQANLIFHSNDLIKQIIQAIEEKKQLIILPETAFAFNLKNTQYESILKNLSHRITIITGAFNVEKNLVYNSTYIFKQGHVYILNKHFLVPFGEKIPFFANFIKKYFLKNIEEFTPGPIQSKYQLNNQIITNAICYEATKERNYKNSQIIIALSNNAWFNNSTEYKLQQLLMKFYSSKYGVSVYHATNAKESIIILPKKRLIEEWKKFLNENFNF; encoded by the coding sequence ATGAAGTTAAAATTGAATTTTCTGCCATATTTTTCCTTTATCCCAAAAAAAATAAATACTAATTCTATCATTTTTAAAATAATAAAAGTCTTTTTTATTGCAATTTTACTCTCAAATTCTATTTATTTATCATTTTTTGAAAATCTTTTTACCCAAACTATAAGTCCTTTTCTTGCAATTTGGGGCTTAATTTTATTATTGAAAAATAAAAATGCTAAAAATTATTTTTGGATAGGTTTTTTTGTAGGAATTCTCTGGTTTTGGTGGCTAGGCTTATCTTCAATTTATTTTAATTTAAACTATTTAACCTTCATCATACCTCTTATTATTGGTCTTGTTTATGGCACACTTTTTAGTTTATGTTATTTATTAAAATTTGACTTTTTAAGGCTATGTGGAATTTTTTGCTTAAGTTTTATTCATCCACTTGGTTTTGATTGGCTTAATTGGGGTATTTTTACAGTATATGGTTTTTTTGATCCAAGTTATCGTGGTATTATTTCCTTATTTTTAATGGCTTATTTTATTTACGAAGGCTACATTTCAAGATATTACAAAATAGCTATAATTATTATTTTATTTTTTATAGGATTTCAATATAATGAAAAAGTTGCCTCAACCCTTAATGTAAAATACAAACTTATCAATACCAACATTTCTCAAGATCAAAAATTTTTACAAGCAAATCTTATCTTTCATTCTAATGATTTAATCAAACAAATTATACAAGCTATAGAAGAAAAAAAACAACTTATAATCTTGCCTGAAACTGCCTTTGCATTTAATTTAAAAAATACCCAATATGAATCTATACTTAAAAATTTATCTCATCGCATTACTATTATCACAGGAGCATTTAATGTCGAAAAAAATCTTGTTTATAATAGTACTTATATTTTTAAACAAGGTCATGTTTATATTTTAAATAAACATTTTCTAGTTCCTTTTGGAGAGAAAATTCCATTTTTTGCAAATTTTATAAAAAAATACTTTTTAAAAAATATTGAAGAATTTACACCAGGTCCAATACAAAGCAAATATCAACTTAACAATCAAATCATTACTAATGCCATTTGCTATGAAGCTACAAAAGAACGTAATTATAAAAATTCACAAATTATTATAGCTTTAAGTAATAACGCCTGGTTTAATAATAGTACTGAATATAAATTACAACAACTCTTAATGAAATTTTATTCAAGTAAATATGGTGTTAGTGTTTATCATGCAACAAATGCTAAAGAAAGTATAATCATATTACCAAAAAAAAGATTGATTGAAGAATGGAAAAAATTCTTGAATGAAAATTTTAATTTTTAA
- the yajC gene encoding preprotein translocase subunit YajC, translated as MAENSILTSLLPLVVLFAIFYFLVIRPQQKQAKAHKQMLESLQKGDKIITNGGLICEVVKPEQDFIKVKLNEDNVIVKISREFIAKKIDA; from the coding sequence ATGGCAGAAAATTCAATTTTAACTTCATTGTTACCTCTTGTAGTGTTATTTGCGATTTTTTATTTTTTGGTTATTAGACCTCAACAAAAACAAGCAAAAGCACATAAACAAATGCTTGAATCCTTGCAAAAAGGAGATAAAATCATCACCAACGGTGGATTAATTTGTGAGGTGGTTAAACCAGAGCAAGATTTTATCAAAGTTAAGCTTAATGAAGATAATGTTATTGTAAAAATTTCACGAGAATTTATAGCAAAGAAAATTGATGCGTAG